A part of Aegilops tauschii subsp. strangulata cultivar AL8/78 chromosome 2, Aet v6.0, whole genome shotgun sequence genomic DNA contains:
- the LOC123495657 gene encoding uncharacterized protein, whose protein sequence is MEEAPCGRCNSRCRTSLSTATLFGIYFQPSFVVAAIVPCNVRLAFNELIGDTVTFDALGGPYTMQVEKGRKITQIGGDDWDRFIAHMRLSGGELISFSFRRDRPRISVIYLNLIPDSEDEVHEEEDGADSHDDDSDDDENPLVEYLYAQGLRLGDEEIGNLWDMLPLREDYLGKPFVTRLTRTNVKRHIMVCYLVC, encoded by the exons ATGGAGGAAGCACCATGTGGACGCTGCAACTCACGGTGCCGGACCAGCCTTTCTACTGCCacgctgttcggcatctacttccagccttCTTTTGTTGTTGCAGCG ATCGTACCATGCAATGTGAGATTGGCATTCAATGAGCTCATCGGAGACACCGTGACCTTCGACGCTCTTGGGGGCCCATACACTATGCAGGTCGAGAAGGGGCGAAAGATAACCCAGATAGGAGGAGATGATTGGGATCGTTTCATCGCCCACATGCGTCTTAGTGGGGGTGaattgatcagcttctccttcagaagAGATAGGCCCAGGATTTCTGTTATCTATCTAAATTTGATTCCGGATAGTGAGGATGAAGTTCATGAGGAGGAAGATGGTGCTGATTCACATGATGACGATTCAGatgatgatgagaacccacttgTTGAATACCTGTATGCCCAAGGACTCAGACTGGGCGACGAGGAAATCGGCAACCTCTGGGACATGCTTCCGCTACGTGAAGACTACCTAGGGaagccattcgtgacccgcctcaCAAGGACGAATGTTAAACGGCATATCATGGTATGTTACTTAGTGTGCTAA